In one window of Henckelia pumila isolate YLH828 chromosome 1, ASM3356847v2, whole genome shotgun sequence DNA:
- the LOC140874272 gene encoding uncharacterized protein — MKAAHNNSDKFTWDSVRSPAAAAIVVAPAQNKGLPRLMVWLLLFVSITYLVYTLKLLSSSHNSCDEDIFINRHNTIPILEPVREFVSSSDDVSAPLQLGGGIKKVKIREDFTEQNRTGLEHIVFGIAASAKLWNKRKEYIKLWWKPEKQMRGIVWLDSRVKPYKNESGSLPELRISGDTSRFAYKNKQGHRSAIRISRIVSETFRLGMDNVRWFVMGDDDTVFVTDNLVRILNKYDHNQYYYIGSLSESHLQNIYFSYGMAYGGGGFAISYPLAKALEKMQDKCIQRYPGLYGSDDRMQACMSEIGVPLTKELGFHQYDVYGNLFGLLAAHPITPLVSLHHLDVVEPIFPNVTQVQALKRLKHPMNLDSAGLLQQSICYHKENDWTFSVSWGFAVQIFRGVLSAREMEMPSRTFLNWYRRADYTAYAFNTRPVMRNPCQKPFVFYMSNARMESQTNQTVSEYTRHHIPHPVCKWKMANPSDIDRVEVYKKPDPHLWDRSPRRNCCRLLSSKKKSLILEVGVCKEGEISEV; from the exons ATGAAGGCTGCTCACAATAATTCAGACAAGTTTACGTGGGATTCGGTGAGAAGCCCTGCGGCGGCGGCGATTGTGGTGGCGCCGGCTCAAAATAAGGGCTTGCCCAGGTTAATGGTATGGCTTCTTTTATTCGTTTCAATTACGTACTTGGTGTACACCCTGAAGCTACTTTCTTCTTCCCACAATTCTTGCGACGAGGACATATTCATCAACCGGCACAACACCATTCCTATTCTGGAGCCGGTGAGAGAATTCGTTTCGTCATCGGATGATGTCTCTGCGCCGTTGCAATTGGGCGGCGGAatcaaaaaagtaaaaattcGTGAAGATTTTACCGAACAAAACAGAACCGGGTTAGAACACATAGTATTCGGCATTGCAGCTTCGGCCAAGCTTTGGAATAAGCGGAAAGAGTACATAAAACTATGGTGGAAACCTGAGAAACAAATGCGAGGGATTGTTTGGCTTGACAGCCGCGTGAAACCTTACAAAAACGAGAGCGGAAGCCTCCCGGAGTTGAGAATTTCCGGTGACACTTCGCGTTTCGCTTATAAGAACAAACAGGGCCACCGTTCTGCAATCCGGATTTCGAGGATTGTTTCCGAGACTTTTAGGTTAGGAATGGATAATGTGCGATGGTTTGTAATGGGAGATGATGATACCGTGTTTGTTACTGATAATTTGGTcagaattttgaataaatacgaTCATAATCAGTATTATTATATTGGGAGTTTGAGTGAGAGCCATTTGCAGAACATATATTTTTCTTATGGGATGGCGTATGGGGGTGGAGGTTTCGCTATAAGTTATCCTTTGGCCAAGGCTCTGGAGAAGATGCAGGATAAGTGTATTCAGAGATATCCTGGATTGTATGGTTCTGATGATAGAATGCAGGCTTGCATGTCTGAAATTGGGGTTCCACTCACTAAAGAACTTGGTTTTCACCAG TATGATGTCTACGGGAACTTATTTGGTCTTCTGGCTGCACACCCTATCACGCCATTGGTTTCTTTGCACCACCTAGACGTAGTTGAGCCAATATTCCCGAACGTCACTCAAGTGCAAGCCTTAAAACGGCTGAAACATCCAATGAACCTCGACTCTGCTGGCCTGCTGCAACAATCTATTTGCTACCACAAAGAAAATGACTGGACTTTTTCGGTTTCTTGGGGGTTTGCCGTTCAAATATTTCGCGGGGTTTTGTCAGCTCGGGAGATGGAGATGCCATCGAGGACTTTCTTGAATTGGTACAGAAGAGCGGATTACACTGCTTACGCATTCAACACGAGGCCTGTTATGAGGAACCCCTGTCAAAAACCATTTGTTTTCTACATGTCGAACGCAAGGATGGAGTCACAAACAAATCAAACAGTGAGCGAGTACACCAGACATCACATTCCTCATCCTGTGTGTAAATGGAAAATGGCTAATCCCAGTGATATCGATAGAGTGGAGGTTTACAAGAAACCCGATCCGCATCTATGGGACAGG TCTCCAAGGAGGAACTGTTGCCGCCTCTTGAGCTCGAAGAAGAAAAGCTTGATCTTGGAGGTTGGTGTATGCAAGGAAGGTGAGATTAGTGAAGTATGA